The genomic stretch CTCTTCCGACCTCCTCACATCCCAGAGACCCGGACACCACCACATCACCGCCCAagcagcggcgacggcagcaCAAGATGAACcagctctctctcctccaccgcGCCCTCCACCTACCTCGCCTCTCTCCCAGACGCCGCcatggcctcgccgccgccgcagtccgAGCTCGCCTCTCCTCCCATGAACCCACCCCACAGCAGCAAGCAGCGCGCCTGGCCATAGCACCTCAAGAGAGCATCGAGGCAGCCGTGTCAGCCACTAATGAGAGCAAGCCGCGGCAAGAGcccgcggcaggcggcggcaggACGTGCGCGCTGCCGACGTGGGCGCTCATCGGCGGCATCACGGCGGGCGTGGGCGTGGCGCTGGCCCTGTCGGCCGGGGCTGggccggcgctggcgctgggTCCCGAGGGCCCGCTGGTGGAGGAGTTCTGGGACAACATGCGGCGGTACGCGCTGTACGCGTTGACGGTGAGCACGGGGGTGGCGTACACGGTGCTGCAGCCGATCGTGGAGCTGCTCAA from Setaria italica strain Yugu1 chromosome II, Setaria_italica_v2.0, whole genome shotgun sequence encodes the following:
- the LOC101781157 gene encoding uncharacterized protein LOC101781157, whose translation is MNQLSLLHRALHLPRLSPRRRHGLAAAAVRARLSSHEPTPQQQAARLAIAPQESIEAAVSATNESKPRQEPAAGGGRTCALPTWALIGGITAGVGVALALSAGAGPALALGPEGPLVEEFWDNMRRYALYALTVSTGVAYTVLQPIVELLKNPVTALLIVVVIAGSGFLVSQVLNAMVGNSDFIYRYE